In Massilistercora timonensis, the following are encoded in one genomic region:
- a CDS encoding class I SAM-dependent RNA methyltransferase: protein MTDKVELIAPCHFGLEAVLKREIQDLGYEITEVEDGRVTFKGDIAAVCRANLFLRTAERVLVKAGSFRAESFEELFEETKKIPWEDYIPRDGKFWVSKAASVKSRLFSPSDIQSIMKKAMVKRLGEHYHMEWFPEDGASYPVRVFLKKDIVTVGLDTSGVSLHKRGYREVSGKAPITETLAAALILLTPWKGDRILVDPFCGSGTFLIEAAMMAADIAPGMNRSFTAEEWTNFIPKKAWYEGADEAASRIRMPSGTDIQGYDVDGDVIRIARRNAREAGVEELIHFQERDVRDLRHPKKYGFIITNPPYGERLEEKEALPDLYRAFGESFRKLDSWSAYMITSYEDAERYFGRKADKNRKIYNGMLKTYFYQFPGPKPPRRG from the coding sequence ATGACAGATAAAGTGGAACTGATCGCGCCCTGCCATTTTGGGCTGGAAGCGGTCCTGAAGCGTGAGATCCAGGATCTTGGGTATGAGATCACGGAAGTAGAGGACGGAAGAGTGACCTTCAAGGGAGACATTGCCGCTGTCTGCCGAGCCAACCTGTTTCTCAGGACGGCGGAGCGGGTCCTTGTGAAGGCGGGAAGCTTCCGGGCGGAGAGCTTTGAGGAACTGTTTGAGGAGACGAAGAAGATCCCATGGGAGGATTATATCCCAAGAGACGGAAAGTTCTGGGTTTCCAAGGCGGCCTCAGTAAAGAGCAGGCTGTTCAGCCCGTCGGATATCCAGTCGATCATGAAGAAGGCTATGGTGAAGCGGCTGGGTGAACATTACCATATGGAGTGGTTCCCGGAAGACGGCGCTTCCTATCCGGTGAGGGTGTTCTTGAAGAAAGATATTGTGACGGTGGGACTTGATACCTCCGGGGTATCGCTTCATAAGCGGGGATACCGGGAAGTGTCCGGGAAGGCGCCGATCACTGAGACGCTGGCGGCGGCCCTGATCCTTCTGACGCCGTGGAAGGGAGACCGGATCCTTGTGGATCCCTTCTGCGGAAGCGGGACCTTCCTTATTGAAGCGGCTATGATGGCGGCGGATATCGCCCCTGGCATGAACCGTTCCTTTACCGCGGAGGAGTGGACCAATTTCATTCCGAAAAAAGCCTGGTATGAGGGAGCGGATGAGGCGGCCTCCCGGATCCGGATGCCCTCCGGCACAGATATCCAGGGATATGACGTGGACGGGGATGTGATACGGATCGCAAGGCGCAACGCAAGAGAGGCGGGAGTGGAGGAACTGATCCATTTCCAGGAGCGGGATGTGCGGGACTTGCGCCACCCGAAGAAATATGGATTTATCATCACCAATCCGCCCTACGGAGAGCGGCTGGAGGAGAAGGAAGCGCTGCCGGACCTTTATCGCGCTTTTGGAGAGAGCTTCCGGAAGCTGGATTCCTGGTCGGCTTACATGATCACTTCCTATGAGGACGCAGAGCGGTATTTTGGCCGGAAGGCGGATAAGAACCGGAAGATCTATAATGGGATGCTGAAGACTTATTTCTATCAGTTCCCGGGGCCCAAGCCGCCCCGGAGAGGATAG
- a CDS encoding MFS transporter, whose product MEKMKLTKLEKYWILYDVGNSAFTLLISTIIPIYFNSLAENAGISEVDYLAYWGYAASLATVIVALIGPIFGTIADTQNYKKPLFAISMMIGVLGCAALSLPTSWILFLAVFVVARVGYSSSLIFYDSMLVDVTEPDRMDTVSSHGYAWGYIGSCIPFILSLVFVLMYESLGITMRTAMAIAFFLNAAWWVLVTIPLFRNYRQKNYAQAPSHPVRDSFRRLGRTLRDVKQEKPIFLYLLAFFFFIDGVYTIIEMATAYGSALGLDSTGLLLALLVTQIVAFPCALIFSRLSRNYETKSLIRVCILAYTGIALFAIQLDKQWEFWFLAVMVGMFQGAIQALSRSYFAKIIPVEKSGEYFGIYDICGKGASFMGTTLVGLVAQITNAANAGVAIIALLFVIGFFLFNKAARY is encoded by the coding sequence ATGGAGAAAATGAAACTGACGAAACTGGAGAAATACTGGATCCTTTATGATGTGGGCAATTCGGCGTTCACCCTGCTGATCTCCACCATCATCCCCATTTATTTTAATTCTCTGGCGGAGAACGCAGGGATTTCAGAAGTGGATTATCTGGCGTACTGGGGATATGCCGCATCCCTAGCCACGGTGATCGTGGCGCTGATCGGCCCTATCTTCGGGACCATTGCGGATACGCAGAATTATAAGAAGCCCCTGTTTGCCATCAGTATGATGATCGGCGTGCTGGGCTGCGCGGCGCTTTCCCTGCCCACTTCCTGGATCCTGTTCCTGGCGGTGTTCGTTGTGGCCAGGGTGGGGTACAGTTCCAGCCTGATCTTCTATGATTCCATGCTGGTGGACGTGACAGAGCCGGACCGGATGGACACGGTTTCTTCTCACGGCTATGCCTGGGGCTACATCGGAAGCTGCATCCCCTTCATCCTTTCTCTGGTCTTTGTCCTGATGTATGAGAGCCTGGGGATTACCATGAGGACGGCCATGGCCATCGCCTTCTTCCTGAACGCGGCCTGGTGGGTACTGGTGACTATTCCGCTTTTCCGCAATTACCGGCAGAAAAATTATGCCCAGGCGCCCAGCCATCCGGTGAGGGACAGCTTCCGGCGCCTGGGCAGGACTCTGCGTGATGTAAAACAGGAGAAACCCATCTTCCTGTATTTGCTGGCGTTCTTCTTTTTCATTGACGGAGTCTACACCATCATCGAGATGGCGACCGCTTACGGAAGCGCTCTGGGCCTGGATTCCACCGGACTTTTGCTGGCGCTTCTGGTGACCCAGATCGTGGCGTTCCCCTGTGCCCTTATCTTCTCCCGGCTGTCCAGGAATTATGAGACCAAAAGCCTGATCAGGGTCTGCATCCTGGCTTACACAGGGATCGCCCTTTTCGCCATCCAGCTGGATAAGCAGTGGGAATTCTGGTTCCTGGCAGTGATGGTGGGCATGTTCCAGGGAGCCATCCAGGCGCTGTCACGGTCCTATTTTGCCAAGATCATCCCGGTGGAAAAATCGGGCGAATACTTTGGCATCTATGACATCTGCGGCAAGGGGGCGTCCTTCATGGGGACCACGCTGGTGGGCCTGGTGGCTCAGATCACCAACGCGGCCAATGCCGGTGTGGCCATCATTGCCCTGCTGTTTGTCATCGGATTCTTCCTGTTCAACAAGGCGGCCAGGTATTAA
- a CDS encoding zinc dependent phospholipase C family protein has translation MPAVYAHYRFGAKVSRKLPEDLRKIVTTYHPQFTIGLQGPDIFFFYRPYRKNRIARYGNHLHEIPAREFFQHGVRVVKGTGRESGEYAYLLGFLCHFILDSECHPYVSEMIGETGVQHLEIEEELEKALLRKDGKDPFSYETARLIPADRATASAIRPFYQGISCQTVEKSLRWMRRIKALFTAPGKVKFHLVNGLLKTGVAGRYPSVKGLICQREDNPRCAASNQGLEERFAKAVEVAVAMTGNLDEAVKSGACLSSRFDRTFE, from the coding sequence ATGCCGGCAGTATATGCGCATTACCGATTCGGGGCGAAGGTGTCCCGGAAGCTTCCGGAGGATCTGCGAAAGATCGTCACAACCTATCATCCACAGTTTACCATCGGCCTTCAGGGGCCGGATATTTTCTTTTTCTACCGGCCTTACAGGAAGAACCGGATCGCAAGATACGGGAATCATCTCCATGAGATCCCGGCCAGGGAATTCTTCCAACATGGAGTGAGGGTCGTAAAGGGAACCGGGAGAGAAAGCGGGGAATATGCCTATCTTCTGGGATTCTTATGCCACTTCATCCTGGACAGCGAGTGTCACCCCTATGTAAGCGAGATGATTGGGGAGACCGGCGTTCAGCATCTGGAGATCGAGGAGGAGCTTGAGAAGGCGCTTCTTAGAAAGGACGGCAAAGATCCTTTCTCCTATGAGACCGCCAGGCTGATCCCGGCGGACCGGGCTACGGCCAGCGCGATCCGGCCTTTCTACCAGGGGATCTCCTGCCAGACGGTGGAGAAGTCTCTTCGCTGGATGCGGCGGATCAAGGCGCTGTTTACCGCGCCGGGAAAGGTGAAGTTCCATCTTGTCAACGGGCTTTTGAAGACCGGCGTGGCAGGGAGGTATCCCAGTGTGAAGGGACTGATCTGTCAGCGGGAGGATAACCCCCGGTGCGCCGCAAGCAATCAGGGACTGGAGGAACGGTTTGCGAAGGCGGTAGAGGTGGCCGTCGCCATGACCGGAAATCTGGACGAGGCGGTAAAGAGCGGAGCTTGTTTAAGCTCCCGGTTTGACCGGACCTTTGAATAA
- a CDS encoding glutamine synthetase III: MGEAFNVADIFGEDVFNDTVMQERLPKKVYKDLKQTIEEGKELDSATADVIAHEMKEWAIEKGATHYTHWFQPLTGVTAEKHDSFISAPLENGKVLMSFSGKELIKGEPDASSFPSGGLRATFEARGYTAWDCTSPAFVRHDAAGATLCIPTAFCSYTGEALDQKTPLLRSMEAIGEQSLRLIRHFGNTTSRKVTPMVGAEQEYFLVDAEKFMQRKDLIYTGRTLFGAMPPKGQELDDHYFGTIRQRIAAFMRDVNVELWKVGVTSKTQHNEVAPAQHELAPIYAKANVAVDHNHLVMQTMKRVAGQHGMKCLFHEKPFAGVNGSGKHNNWSLTTDDGKNLLDPGKTPHENIQFLLVLTCILKAVDEHADLLRESASDPGNDHRLGANEAPPAIISVFLGEQLEDVIDQLVSTGEATHSIKGGKLKTGVRTLPQLARDATDRNRTSPFAFTGNKFEFRMVGSRDSVASPNVVLNTIVAEAFAEACDVLDEAEDFEMAVHDLIKKYATEHQRIIFNGNGYSDEWVEEAERRGLPNIRSMVEAIPALTTEKTVEMFERFHVLTRAELESRAEIRYENYSKAINIEARTMIDMASKQFVPAFVKYTRSLADTVNAVREAGADTTVQAEILNEVTKLLGETREALAALAKVTEEAMEKPEGEERARFYYFEVTPAMERLRAPVDRLEMIVDKEAWPMPSYGDLLFEV; this comes from the coding sequence ATGGGAGAAGCATTTAATGTAGCTGATATTTTTGGAGAAGACGTGTTTAACGATACCGTGATGCAGGAGCGGCTTCCGAAGAAGGTCTACAAAGATCTGAAGCAGACCATCGAGGAAGGGAAGGAGCTGGACTCCGCAACGGCGGATGTGATCGCTCACGAGATGAAGGAATGGGCCATCGAGAAGGGGGCAACCCATTATACCCACTGGTTCCAGCCTCTTACCGGCGTAACGGCGGAGAAACATGATTCCTTTATCTCCGCGCCGCTGGAGAACGGGAAGGTGCTGATGAGTTTCTCCGGCAAGGAACTGATCAAGGGAGAGCCGGACGCGTCCTCTTTCCCGTCCGGAGGCCTGCGGGCCACATTTGAGGCGAGAGGCTATACCGCCTGGGACTGTACGTCCCCGGCCTTTGTACGTCATGACGCGGCAGGCGCCACACTGTGTATCCCTACCGCATTCTGTTCTTACACCGGAGAGGCGCTGGATCAGAAGACTCCGCTTCTGCGGTCTATGGAAGCCATCGGGGAGCAGTCCCTGCGGCTGATCCGGCATTTCGGCAATACTACGTCCAGGAAGGTAACCCCCATGGTAGGGGCGGAACAGGAATATTTCCTGGTGGACGCAGAGAAGTTTATGCAGAGGAAGGACCTGATCTACACAGGACGGACCCTGTTTGGAGCCATGCCGCCGAAAGGACAGGAACTGGACGACCATTACTTTGGAACCATCCGTCAGAGGATCGCTGCGTTTATGCGGGACGTGAATGTGGAGCTGTGGAAGGTGGGCGTAACCTCCAAGACCCAGCACAATGAGGTGGCGCCGGCCCAGCATGAACTGGCGCCCATCTATGCCAAAGCCAACGTTGCGGTGGATCACAACCACCTGGTGATGCAGACCATGAAGCGGGTGGCCGGCCAGCACGGGATGAAGTGTCTCTTCCATGAGAAGCCTTTCGCCGGAGTCAACGGTTCCGGTAAGCATAACAACTGGTCCCTGACCACAGACGACGGCAAGAACCTTCTGGATCCGGGCAAGACGCCTCATGAGAACATCCAGTTCCTGCTGGTGCTCACCTGTATCCTGAAGGCGGTGGACGAGCATGCGGATCTTCTGAGAGAATCTGCGTCAGATCCGGGAAATGACCATCGTCTGGGCGCCAACGAAGCGCCTCCGGCCATTATCTCCGTATTCCTGGGCGAGCAGCTGGAGGACGTGATCGACCAGCTGGTGAGCACGGGAGAGGCCACTCACAGTATCAAGGGCGGCAAGCTGAAGACTGGTGTGCGGACGCTGCCGCAGCTGGCCCGGGACGCCACAGACCGGAACCGTACGTCGCCATTTGCATTTACCGGCAATAAATTTGAGTTCCGTATGGTGGGATCCAGAGACTCTGTCGCAAGCCCCAACGTAGTCCTTAATACCATTGTGGCGGAGGCCTTCGCGGAGGCCTGCGATGTGCTGGATGAGGCGGAAGACTTCGAGATGGCGGTCCATGACCTGATCAAGAAATACGCCACCGAGCACCAGCGGATCATCTTCAACGGCAACGGATATTCCGATGAATGGGTGGAAGAGGCCGAGAGAAGAGGCCTTCCCAATATCCGATCCATGGTGGAAGCCATCCCGGCTCTCACCACAGAGAAGACGGTGGAAATGTTTGAGCGGTTCCATGTGCTGACCCGGGCGGAACTGGAGTCCAGGGCAGAGATCCGTTATGAGAATTACTCCAAGGCCATCAACATCGAGGCGCGTACCATGATCGATATGGCCAGCAAGCAGTTTGTCCCGGCCTTTGTCAAATACACCAGATCCCTGGCGGATACGGTGAACGCAGTCCGGGAGGCCGGCGCGGACACCACTGTTCAGGCGGAGATCCTGAACGAGGTGACAAAGCTTCTGGGAGAGACCAGGGAAGCGCTGGCGGCCCTTGCCAAGGTTACGGAAGAAGCTATGGAGAAACCAGAAGGAGAAGAGCGGGCGAGGTTCTATTACTTTGAAGTGACGCCTGCCATGGAACGGTTAAGAGCGCCGGTGGACCGGCTGGAGATGATCGTGGACAAAGAGGCGTGGCCGATGCCGTCCTACGGAGATCTTCTTTTTGAAGTATAA
- a CDS encoding metallophosphoesterase, which produces MKILIVSDTHKSHGNLEKAIQDAGRIDMLIHLGDVEGAEDYIRALVDCPAHILGGNNDFFSDLPREEEFFVDGLHLFITHGHYYYVSMGEDHLKEEARGRGADIVMYGHTHRPSITREKDLTVVNPGSIAYPRQEGRRGTYVLMETDENGKAEFALKYV; this is translated from the coding sequence ATGAAGATACTGATCGTAAGTGATACCCACAAATCACATGGGAACCTGGAGAAAGCGATCCAGGACGCCGGACGGATCGATATGCTGATCCACCTGGGGGATGTGGAGGGCGCGGAGGATTATATCCGGGCCCTGGTGGACTGTCCGGCCCATATCCTGGGCGGGAACAATGACTTTTTCTCCGATCTTCCCAGGGAAGAAGAGTTCTTCGTGGACGGGCTTCACCTGTTCATCACCCACGGCCACTACTATTATGTGTCCATGGGGGAGGATCATCTGAAGGAAGAAGCCAGAGGGCGGGGAGCGGATATCGTGATGTACGGCCATACCCACAGACCCTCTATCACAAGAGAGAAGGACCTTACTGTGGTCAACCCCGGGAGCATCGCTTACCCCCGGCAGGAGGGCAGAAGGGGAACCTATGTGCTGATGGAAACAGACGAAAACGGAAAGGCGGAATTTGCGTTAAAATACGTCTAG
- a CDS encoding DegV family protein, producing MTKPTFHIVSDGSCDLPLPETEKLGVDTVRFLVSFDGEHYKKEGLEVPLEDFYQKMVDEPGTYPMTAAPSPDDFCQYFEKYAAAGEDVLCICISTKLSSSLQSARIAAQMTEEAYPNARIILLDSLCATLMQSALVLEACRLRDAGLSVEEAARILTDLRKTARIFFTVGSFDYIQHGGRVGKMTGLAGALLNVKPLITLQDGEIHSSGIRRGRRRSLEGILELLCRYLKEENCMPKDCIIIIGYGHDREEGFRLRDMTQERFRSLYGESPLLAVHQIGATIGVHAGPTSIGYGVVRHSSAV from the coding sequence ATGACAAAACCAACTTTCCACATTGTCAGCGACGGCTCCTGTGATCTTCCGCTGCCGGAAACTGAAAAACTGGGCGTGGATACCGTCCGGTTTCTTGTCTCTTTCGACGGAGAACACTACAAAAAGGAAGGACTGGAGGTCCCACTGGAGGATTTCTATCAGAAGATGGTGGACGAGCCTGGAACTTATCCTATGACTGCCGCCCCTTCCCCGGATGACTTCTGTCAGTATTTTGAAAAATACGCCGCTGCCGGCGAGGATGTGCTGTGCATCTGCATTTCCACCAAATTAAGCTCTTCCCTTCAGTCTGCCCGTATCGCCGCGCAGATGACAGAGGAAGCTTATCCCAACGCCCGGATCATTCTCCTGGATTCTTTGTGCGCCACCCTTATGCAGAGCGCCCTCGTCCTGGAGGCCTGCCGACTGCGGGACGCCGGTCTCTCTGTGGAGGAAGCGGCCAGGATCTTAACGGATCTTAGAAAGACGGCCCGGATCTTCTTTACCGTGGGCAGCTTTGACTATATCCAGCACGGCGGACGGGTGGGCAAAATGACCGGCCTTGCCGGTGCCCTTCTCAACGTAAAGCCTCTCATCACCCTGCAGGACGGAGAGATCCACTCCTCCGGCATCCGCCGGGGACGCCGCCGCTCCCTGGAGGGCATTCTGGAACTATTGTGCCGGTATCTGAAAGAAGAAAACTGCATGCCTAAAGACTGTATCATCATCATTGGCTATGGCCATGACAGAGAGGAAGGCTTCCGTCTGCGGGATATGACTCAGGAACGGTTCCGGAGCCTCTACGGCGAATCTCCCCTTCTTGCAGTCCATCAGATCGGCGCCACCATCGGCGTCCACGCAGGCCCCACCTCCATCGGTTATGGGGTGGTCCGCCACAGCAGCGCAGTCTGA
- the rdgB gene encoding RdgB/HAM1 family non-canonical purine NTP pyrophosphatase, which produces MRTIIFATGNEHKMVEIRMILEGLGARILSQKEAGIKVDVVEDGSTFEENALIKAGEIARAAAQIPEYQDAVVLADDSGLEIDYLNKEPGIYSARYLGEDTSYDIKNNALLERMAGVPDEERTARFVCAIAAVFPGGESEVVRGTMEGRVGYEIAGENGFGYDPIFYLPECGCTSAQLAPEKKNELSHRGEGLRKMREILLKKWEREDEDTDRK; this is translated from the coding sequence ATGCGGACAATTATTTTTGCTACAGGCAATGAACATAAGATGGTGGAGATCCGGATGATCCTGGAAGGACTGGGCGCCCGGATCCTGTCACAGAAAGAAGCCGGGATCAAGGTGGATGTGGTGGAGGATGGCTCTACCTTCGAGGAAAACGCCCTGATCAAGGCCGGGGAGATCGCCCGGGCGGCGGCGCAGATACCGGAGTATCAGGACGCAGTAGTGCTGGCGGACGATTCCGGGCTGGAGATCGATTATCTCAATAAGGAGCCGGGGATCTACTCTGCCCGGTATCTGGGAGAAGATACTTCCTATGATATTAAGAACAACGCTCTTCTGGAGCGGATGGCGGGAGTGCCGGACGAAGAGCGGACCGCCCGGTTTGTATGCGCCATCGCGGCAGTATTCCCGGGAGGGGAATCGGAAGTGGTGCGGGGCACCATGGAAGGCCGGGTAGGCTATGAGATCGCCGGAGAGAACGGGTTTGGCTATGATCCCATCTTCTACCTGCCGGAATGTGGCTGCACCAGCGCTCAGCTTGCGCCGGAGAAGAAGAATGAATTAAGTCACAGAGGAGAAGGCCTTCGGAAGATGCGGGAGATCCTGCTGAAGAAATGGGAGAGGGAAGATGAAGATACTGATCGTAAGTGA
- the fba gene encoding class II fructose-1,6-bisphosphate aldolase — MLVSAKDMLNKAVAGHYAVGQFNINNLEWTKCILQAAEECKSPVILGVSEGAGKYMTGFKTVAAMVSAMIEEMGITVPVALHLDHGTYDGCMKCIEAGFSSIMFDGSHYPIDENVAKTKELIAICREKGMSLEAEVGAIGGEEDGVVGQGECADPNECKMIADLGVDMLAAGIGNIHGKYPANWAGLSFETLDAIQQLTGDLPLVLHGGTGIPDDMIKKAIDLGVAKINVNTECQLVFAEATRKYIEAGKDQEGKGYDPRKLLKPGAEAIIDKVKEKMELFGSVGKAE; from the coding sequence ATGTTAGTATCAGCAAAAGACATGCTTAACAAAGCAGTCGCAGGCCACTATGCGGTTGGACAGTTCAATATCAATAACCTGGAATGGACCAAATGTATCCTTCAGGCAGCTGAGGAGTGCAAGTCTCCGGTTATCTTGGGAGTATCCGAAGGAGCCGGCAAGTACATGACAGGATTTAAGACTGTAGCAGCTATGGTATCCGCCATGATCGAAGAGATGGGCATTACCGTTCCGGTAGCGCTTCACCTGGATCACGGAACCTATGACGGATGTATGAAGTGTATCGAGGCAGGATTTTCTTCTATCATGTTCGATGGATCTCATTATCCCATCGATGAAAATGTTGCAAAGACAAAAGAACTGATCGCCATCTGCCGTGAGAAGGGAATGTCCCTGGAGGCAGAGGTAGGAGCCATCGGCGGCGAGGAAGACGGCGTGGTTGGCCAGGGCGAATGCGCTGACCCCAACGAGTGCAAGATGATCGCTGACCTGGGCGTAGACATGCTGGCAGCAGGCATTGGAAACATCCATGGAAAATATCCTGCAAACTGGGCAGGTTTAAGCTTTGAGACTCTGGACGCCATCCAGCAGCTGACAGGAGATCTTCCGTTAGTTCTCCACGGCGGTACCGGGATCCCGGATGACATGATCAAGAAAGCCATCGACCTTGGCGTTGCCAAGATCAATGTTAATACCGAGTGCCAGTTAGTATTTGCAGAAGCTACCCGCAAGTACATCGAGGCAGGCAAAGATCAGGAAGGCAAAGGCTACGACCCGCGTAAACTTCTCAAACCGGGCGCAGAAGCTATCATCGATAAGGTAAAAGAGAAGATGGAACTGTTTGGTTCCGTAGGAAAAGCGGAATAA
- a CDS encoding DUF1700 domain-containing protein, which yields MTKREFLEKLRAALAEDLSGAAVQEQVAFYRQYIEDEVRKGRSEEAVTAELGDPWAIARTIIDSAEMQGNGGGAYDYEPERQSRTDYREDAHIHVFGFDTWWKKLLLILGVVGILLLVIAVIGGIFSLLLPILVPLVLISLIFRLLDGRK from the coding sequence ATGACCAAACGGGAATTTCTGGAGAAACTAAGAGCCGCGCTGGCAGAGGATCTAAGCGGCGCGGCGGTGCAGGAGCAGGTTGCTTTCTACCGGCAGTATATTGAAGATGAAGTGAGAAAAGGAAGAAGTGAGGAGGCGGTGACGGCGGAACTGGGAGATCCCTGGGCCATCGCCCGCACCATCATTGATTCCGCAGAGATGCAGGGAAATGGCGGAGGAGCTTACGACTATGAGCCGGAGCGCCAGAGCCGGACGGATTACCGGGAGGACGCCCATATCCATGTGTTCGGGTTCGATACCTGGTGGAAGAAGCTGCTTCTGATCCTGGGCGTAGTGGGGATTCTCCTTCTGGTGATCGCGGTGATCGGAGGGATCTTCAGCCTGCTGCTGCCCATCCTGGTTCCGCTGGTACTGATCTCGCTGATCTTCCGTCTGCTGGACGGACGAAAATAG
- a CDS encoding IMP dehydrogenase, translated as MAFYYEEPSRTFSEYLLIPGYSSAECIPSKVSLKTPLVRFKKGEEAPISINIPMVSAIMQSVSDDRMAVALAQEGGLSFIYGSQPIEEQAEMIRKVKRYRAGFVVSDSNVSPDMTLADVLAITERTGHSTVAVTEDGTAGGKFVGIVTNKDYRVSRMSPDTKVKEFMTEFSKIVCAGEDTTLKEANDIIWEHKINCLPLVNKNQELVYLVFRKDYDTHKKNENELIDASKRYMVGAGINTRDYKERVPALVEAGADVLCIDSSEGFSEWQKMTLDYIRSEYGDSVKVGAGNVVDAEGFRFLADAGADFVKIGIGGGAICITREQKGIGRGQATALIEVAKARDEYYEETGIYVPICSDGGIVHDYHITLALAMGADFVMLGRYFARFDESPTKRVNINGSYMKEYWGEGSARARNWQRYDMGGDKKLSFEEGVDSFVPYAGSLKNNVSLTLSKVRSTMCNCGALTIPELQKNARITLVSATSIVEGGAHDVTLRDKR; from the coding sequence ATGGCATTTTATTATGAAGAACCGTCCAGAACATTTAGTGAGTATTTGCTGATCCCCGGCTATTCATCTGCGGAGTGCATTCCGTCGAAAGTTTCCCTGAAGACGCCTCTGGTGAGGTTTAAGAAGGGGGAGGAGGCCCCGATCTCCATCAACATCCCGATGGTTTCCGCCATCATGCAGTCGGTATCCGACGACCGGATGGCAGTGGCCCTTGCCCAGGAGGGGGGACTTTCTTTTATCTACGGATCCCAGCCTATTGAAGAACAGGCGGAGATGATCCGCAAGGTCAAGAGATACCGGGCAGGATTTGTAGTCAGCGATTCTAACGTGTCGCCGGATATGACCCTGGCGGACGTGCTGGCTATTACAGAGCGGACCGGACATTCCACCGTCGCGGTGACAGAAGACGGGACCGCAGGCGGAAAATTCGTGGGGATCGTGACCAATAAAGATTACCGGGTGAGCCGGATGTCTCCGGACACAAAGGTTAAGGAGTTTATGACTGAATTCTCCAAGATCGTGTGCGCCGGGGAGGATACCACCCTCAAGGAGGCCAATGACATCATCTGGGAGCACAAGATCAACTGTCTCCCTCTGGTCAATAAGAATCAGGAGCTGGTGTACCTGGTCTTCCGGAAGGACTATGACACCCACAAGAAGAATGAGAATGAGCTGATCGACGCTTCCAAGCGCTATATGGTGGGAGCGGGGATCAATACCCGGGATTACAAAGAGCGTGTTCCGGCGCTGGTGGAAGCCGGTGCGGACGTGCTGTGTATCGACAGTTCCGAGGGATTCTCCGAATGGCAGAAGATGACTCTGGATTATATCCGCTCAGAGTACGGCGATTCTGTGAAAGTGGGAGCCGGAAATGTGGTGGATGCGGAAGGATTCCGTTTCCTTGCGGACGCGGGAGCGGATTTCGTCAAGATCGGTATTGGCGGCGGCGCCATCTGTATCACCAGAGAGCAGAAGGGAATCGGCCGCGGACAGGCTACGGCGCTGATCGAGGTGGCCAAAGCCCGGGACGAATATTATGAAGAGACGGGGATCTATGTGCCCATCTGTTCCGACGGCGGGATCGTGCATGACTATCACATTACCCTGGCCCTGGCCATGGGAGCGGATTTCGTTATGCTGGGCAGATATTTCGCCAGATTCGATGAGAGTCCCACCAAGCGGGTGAATATCAACGGAAGCTATATGAAGGAATACTGGGGCGAGGGGAGCGCCAGGGCCCGTAACTGGCAGAGATATGACATGGGCGGGGACAAGAAGCTGTCCTTTGAAGAAGGCGTAGATTCCTTTGTTCCCTATGCAGGAAGTCTGAAGAATAATGTGAGCCTGACCTTAAGCAAAGTCAGATCCACCATGTGCAACTGCGGGGCGCTGACCATCCCCGAGCTGCAGAAGAACGCCAGGATCACACTGGTGTCTGCCACCAGTATTGTAGAAGGCGGCGCCCATGACGTAACACTCCGGGATAAACGGTAA